ACGTGTTCAACTACGGCAAAACTTACAACTAAATCAAAACTATTGTCTGGAAAAGGTAGACTTAATCCATCCGCTTTAACAAATTTTAGGCCTGGATAATCTTGCTCTAAAAAAGAAGCATCTTCTAAGCCAACGGCTGTAATCTTGTGGGGATATGGATACAGCTTCTCAAAAAAATTACTATCTTCACGCCGATCTGAAGTAACTCCCACATCTAAAAGTGTTGTCTCAGCAGTGGGCTGTGCAATTTGCATTAAAGAAGCAAACATTTGCTGGCGAGCATACAAAGAAACATTACTAATTAAACCAAAGACGTTTGGTGCAATATAAGGACTGCTACCATTTTTGCTTGAAGATAAATTAACTATTTTACTCATAAATTTCAGTAGCGACCTCATAAATTACCAATCAAACTCAGCTTCGCTTAAGACCTAATATACTTAAAAAGAAGCTCGACAAAATAATCTGGAATCCAAGAGCAAGAGAGGTAGCTGATGGAATCACAATTCTCATAGTCTTAGATGTGTCTAGTGGGCCAAAAAGATGCATACCCCAAACACCCAAAGCATAAACAGATCCAGCCAATCCGATTACCAGGAGTATAGTTCCTACAATCAACCCTACCTCTAAGTTAATATAACTAAATACATAATTTAATTTTTGATCTTCAGGTAGCAATCCCTCGCTAATTGCAAATATTTTTGCAATTACAGCGAAAGTAATTGCCTGAAAGCCAATAATAACAGACGTCGCTGCATACAATAGGGTGTGGATATCAAAAATTAGCTGGGAACCAGGTAACAGCCACAGTCCAATTCCCAAACCAATAAGTATTAGTAGTATCCCAGGATAAAAAAAAAGCCAGCGTGGGCTGTACAGTAGCATAAACCGCAGATGCCGCCAGCCATCTCTCCAACTACGCAGATGAGGAGGGCGGCTGCGACCATCCGCAGAGAGAGTAGTTGGAACTTCACTAATTTTTAGTTTGTACAAAGTTGCTTTGACAACCATTTCACTAGCAAATTCCATTCCCTTTGTTCGTAAGTCCAGTTTTGCGATCGCCGACTTTGAGAAACCTCGCAGACCACAATGAAAATCTTCACACGGACTTTTAAATAATAGCCGCCCAATACCTGTCAGAACAGGGTTTCCCAAATACCTGTGTAGGGCTGGCATAGCACCTAGTTCAATACCTCCCTTGAAGCGGTTTCCCATCACTAGATCGCAGCCCTCTCGCAGTTTTTCTATAAAAGGGCTTAGATTACTGAAGTCGTAGCTGTCATCAGCATCACCCATGATGACATACTTACCGCGTGCAGCAGCAATGCCAACTCTAAGGGCACTACCATAACCTTTTTCTTTAATGTGTACAACTTTAGCTCCCATTAGCGAGGCTATAGCTTGCGAACCATCTGTGCTGCCATTATCAGCCACAATTATTTCGCCATAAATATTATTATTTCGCAAGTAAAGCTGTGCTTTTTTCAGACAAACTCCTATAGTTTCTGCCTCATTCAAGCAAGGCATCACAATTGATAACTCAATCTTATCTTCTATCATTATTTAACAGCTATAATTTGAATATTCGATGTATTAAAACCTAATTTAGCTCGTACCATATCTAGCGCAGTGAATAAACTCAATAAAAATATGTTTTGCAAGGGATTGAAAAATCGAGCTAACCAGGGCAAGCACCATTTATGTTCTATAAAATGATGAAAAGAAAATATCCAAAAAGAATGAGCTGGCAAGAAATTAACAGCTTTAATGTTGATATTTTCTTCACTGAATAGGCGTTTTAACGTCTCTAAATTGAATAAATTCCAGTGGCGAGGGAAGTGATATCCTCCCCAGTAACTTTTGTGGAACAGTTTAACATCCAAACTTTTAGTGTTAGGGGTTTCAATAATCAAAATTCCGTCTTTTTTGAGTAAACACGCTAAAGATTTAATTACTAAACGTGGTTGTTCTACATGCTCTAGCACTTGTAATAATACGATTAAATCAAAAGACTTACTAGGTAATTCTGCCTCTACATCTTCTATCCGGCCATAGTAACCCTGAAATCCTTCTGCGTTAAGTTGTGCAATCTGCTCTTGACTCATTTCCACACCATAAAGCTGCTCTTTAGGAACACCCAGGCGATGCAGCATTTTTAGATAACGTCCATTACCACATCCCACATCTAGAAAACGTGGCTCTGAACTTTTCAGGTATTTGAGCCAGCTTTTGACTTTGATACTATCCAGCCAGTCCTTAGCTCGGATTGCCACAGGGTTAATAGCTTGGTCGTAATTGTAGGCGTAGTAATTGGCAGGATAAATTGTGGGTAACTCTTCTTTTACAGGGCGGGGGTTGAGATATATGTTTCCACAATTCTGGCATTCTACCATCTGAAACTCGTCTTCAGATGTATGATATTCATAATCTTTGCCAGACGCATACTTACGCCAGTTATCAGTTCCACACACACCACAGGAAACTGATTCAAGTTTTAGTTTGTCAATCATCATTCTATTTCTTTGTATTTAGCTTGCTGCCTCAGCACTATCTTGTAAAGGTAATAAACGAATGACATGGAATAAAAAAATTAGATAGCTTCCCCTTACGGTTACTTCAGCTCTATCTTTAAGGACTTGATGAACTATGGGTAAGTTGTAGTAAGGCACACCAGGATATAAGTGATGTTCTGCATGGTAGTTCATGTTATGAGGTGAGAATAATATTCCTTCTATCCATGAAGGACGAAACGTGACCAACCTAGAACTATCTGCTTTGGAATCTGGTAATACAGGTACAGCATGATCGCAAAAAGCCCGAATTTCATCTGGCAGAAATACGCAGAAATAGATAGGTGCTACCCACAAAACTAGGTAAGACCATAAAGGTAGAGTAGAAAAGGCAAATATAGATATGAGTAAGGTTTGCGTAACCAATACAGGTACTCGCTGCTTTGTGTAATCTAGCAGCATCGGTGCTACCGGAGTTAATAAATTCTTAGATTGATAAGCTTCTGTTGCAATTGGGCGACTAGAATTGAGTAACTTACCAAAAGGGGTAACTTTTAATACGGTCTTCCCAAACGTCGCTAAGCCAGAACAAAATAGTAAAAACTTTATCCGCGAATTTTTATTACTTAAGGTATGTAGATAGCGATCGGGATCGGAAGCAGTCCCTAATGTTCGGTGATGTTCCAAGTGGCTGCGTCTCCCATCCTCTAAGGCCATAAACATCGGCCCGTGAATAGCCCATTTTGCTAACCTATCGTTTAATAAGCGGTTTGGATGTAGCGACGAATGTATGGCATCATGCCCCAGAATGAACAGCGCATATTGACAGCAGCCCACAACTATAAAGGCTATGCTGTACATCCACCAAGTTGGCATCCAGGTAACTGCAAGCAAAGCTAGTACGATGCCCAGCCAGTCTAAAAATAGGTCACGAATAGGGCGAATTGGTTGAGGTGTCATCCATCGCTTTAACTCATCTTTGGCTACTATTGACTTGCCTTGGTTAGTAAGGTTGCTAGCGGTTGTTACAGGCGATCGCGCATCTACCATAGATATAGGGTCTGATTTGTTTGTATTCATGATTTGCTCGCTCGACACGATCCATCAGTGCTAAAGGAACCACAACAACACTGTCAAAGTCAAGTATGCTTGAGTTATTCAAGCCGGGCTGTGGATTTCCGGATACGGGCTGGCGATCGCGCTCTTTTTTTGCCTTCAAGTGAGACGAGGCAACAGCCCCCTAGCTCTAGACTCCCATTCGCAGACGCGAAGGATAAAATATTATTGTACTTACAGGATTTACCAGAAGCCCGCCATCTACCGGAATTAGGTAAGATTGTCTGTAAAAAGCAAAGGACAATATCTCAGCACTGGTCAAATTTTTCAATACACAGCTGAATATTCAATATAGGTGTGAGGGTTTAGGTTGATGCGAATTTTATTAGTTTATCCAGTCTTCCCCAAAACCTTTTGGTCTTACGAAAAAATTCTGGAATTAGTCAATCGCAAAGTTTTGCTGCCCCCCTTGGGCTTGGTGACAGTGGCGGCAATTCTCCCCCAAGAGTGGGAATTCAAGCTGGTAGACCGCAACATCCGCGCTGTTACAGACGCCGAGTGGGAGTGGGCAGATATTGTCATTCTCTCGGCAATGATTGTCCAAAAAGATGATTTACTCGACCAAATCCGGGAAGCTAAACGGCGCGGCAAAAAAGTCGCCTGCGGTGGCCCCTACCCCACCTCAGTACCCGAAGAAGCCCAGAAAGCGGGAATCGATTATCTAATTCTGGACGAAGGGGAAATTACCCTGCCGATGTTTGTCGAGGCAGTGCAGCGAGGCGACACAGAGGGAATTTTCCGTTCTGGCGGTGACAAACCAGACGTGACGACAACACCCGTCCCTCGCTTTGACTTGCTGGAATTTGATGCTTACGATTCCATGTCGGTGCAGTTTTCGCGGGGTTGTCCCTTCCAGTGCGAATTTTGCGACATTATTGTTTTGTATGGTCGTAAACCGCGAACTAAAACACCAGAGCAACTGTTAAAAGAGCTAGATTACCTCTACGCATTGGGATGGCGTCGTGGCGTCTTCATGGTGGATGACAACTTTATTGGGAATAAGCGCAATGTGAAGTTATTCCTAAAAGAGTTAAAAGTTTGGCAAGCGGAACATCAGTATCCTTTCAAATTTAATACTGAAGCCTCTATTGACTTGGCACAAGACCAAGAATTGATGGATTTGATGGTAGAGTGCTATTTTGATGCCGTATTTCTGGGAATTGAAACGCCAGATGAAGATAGCCTGGAATTGACCAAGAAGTTCCAAAATACGCGCAGTTCCCTGAGTGAATCAGTAGAGGCAATTACTCGGGCTGGATTGCGCCCGATGGCAGGATTTATTATTGGCTTTGATGGGGAAAAAGCGGGTGCAGGTTCGCGCATTGTCCGCTTTGCAGAACAAACGGCCATTCCGACTACCACTTTTGCAATGTTGCAAGCTTTGCCTAACACTGCCCTCTGGCATCGGTTAGAAAAAGAGGGAAGGCTGCAAGACAAAGATGGCAATATCAATCAAACGACGTTGATGAATTTTATCCCAACTAGACCTTTAGAAGACATTGCCAGGGAATATGTCAAGGCATTTTGGGAACTCTACGATGCCGAAAGTTATTTAGACCGCACTTATCGCTGTTTCTTGATGATGGGTGCGCCTAAAGTAAAAGCCCCCTCTAAACTGCCTAGTTGGGTAGATTTGCGGGCGTTGGCGATTGTAATTTGGCGACAGGGCGTAAAGCGCAAAACCCGCTGGAAATTCTGGCATCATCTGTTTAGCATGATCGTGCGTAATCCAGCTGTGTGGGAGCATTACATTACTGTTTGCGCTCACAACGAGCATTTTTTGGAGTATCGCCAAATTGTGCGGGATGAAATTGAAGGGCAGTTGGCAGAGTTTTTGGCAAAACAGGCAAAAGTTGTAGAAGCTAAAAGCCCTGTGGCAGTCAGCGTTAGCTAGTGCTGGCAAATTAAAGTAGGGTGGGCAGTGCCCACCCTACTAGCTATTTAGTTAGTATTCAATTATCAATTAGCGGGGCAATTTTAGATTTGGGATTATAACTTGAGTCAATAATCCAAATATAAAATGCAAATCCAAAATAGAAAGTGTGAGGTTGGAAATTAAATGCGCGTATTACTGCTTTATCCCCTATTTCCTAAAACGTTTTGGTCTTTTGAAAAAGTCCTGCAATTAGTCAATCGCAAAGTTTTGCTGCCGCCTTTGGGGTTGGCGACAGTGGCGGCAATTCTCCCCCAAGAGTGGGAATTCAAGCTGGTAGACCGGAACGTTCGCGACGTGACAGAAGAAGAGTGGGAGTGGGCGGAACTCGTTATTTTGTCGGCGATGATTGTCCAGAGAGAGGATTTGCTTGACCAAATCCGCGAAGCTAAACGGCGCGGCAAAAAAGTCGCTTGTGGTGGCCCTTATCCTACTTCTGTACCTTATGAAGCAACCGAAGCTGGTGCAGATTATTTGATTTTGGATGAAGGTGAAATTACCCTGCCGATGTTTGTCGAGGCAATTCAACGGGGGGATACTGGTGGAATTTTACGTTCTGGCGGTGAAAAACCAGATGTGACGACAACACCCGTTCCTCGCTTTGACTTGCTGGAATTTGATGCTTACGATGCAATGTCGGTGCAGTTTTCGCGGGGTTGTCCGTTTCAGTGCGAATTTTGCGACATTATTGTTTTGTATGGTCGCAAACCGCGAACTAAGGCACCAGAGCAACTGTTAAAAGAGCTAGATTGCCTCTATGAATTGGGGTGGCGTCGCGGCATCTTTATGGTGGATGACAACTTTATTGGGAATAAGCGCAATGTGAAGTTATTCCTAAAAGAGTTAAAAGTTTGGCAAGCGGAACATCAGTATCCTTTTAGTTTTAATACTGAGGCGTCTGTCGATCTAGCAGAAGACCAAGAATTGATGGATTTGATGGTTGAGTGCAATTTTAATGCGGTGTTCTTAGGGATTGAAACCCCGGATGAAGAAAGCTTGCAAATGACTAAGAAGTTTCAAAATAACCGCACTTCGCTGATGGATTCTGTGCAAACCATCACTAAGGCGGGGTTGCGGGTGATGGCAGGGTTTATTATTGGGTTTGATGGGGAGAAAAAAGGGGCAGGCGATCGCATTGTCCGTTTTGCTGAACAAACTGCGATTCCTACTACTATCTTCGGGATGCTGCAAGCTTTGCCCCACACTGCCCTTTGGTTCCGGCTAGAGAAAGAGGGACGATTGCTGGATCAAGCAACTGGAAACCAGTTTAACTTGATGAACTTTGTTCCAACTCGGCCTTTAGAAGAGATTGTCAGGGAATACATCGAAGCTTTCTGGCAGTTGTACGATGCTGAGAATTTCTTGGATCGCACCTATCGCCATTTCTTAATGTTGGGTGCGCCCAAGTGCAAGGTTCCGGGTAAATTTCCTAGCTTGGTGGATTTGAAAGCTTTGGCGATCGTTGTGTGGCGTCAGGGTATTAAACGCAATACTCGCTGGAAGTTCTGGCATCACTTGTTTAGCATTATCAAGCGCAATCCTGCCGTTTGGGATCATTACTTGACTGTCTGCGCCCACAACGAGCATTTCTTGGAGTATCGTCAGATTGTGCGCGACGAAATTGAAGGGCAATTGACTGAGTTCTTAGCGCATCAGAATCAGCAGGTAGTCCGCGAGGAGAGTGCTGTTTCAGTAGCCTGAAGAAGTAAAAGACGCGAAGCGTCCTGAGTGAAACAAAGGATATAAAAGTAAAAAGCAAAAGAAAGATAAAAGATTCTTTCTTTTGCTTTTTGCCTTTATTAGACCTCTAGTAACAGTAAAAAGCCCGCCAGGGGTTCGTGCTAAAGTTTGAAACCTCCTCCCGCGCGATCGCCCTCTTTTGGCTAGCATAGCCCCGCCTAGCGGCAATAGAACTTAAACCAAGCGCGATCGCTACTACCTACCTCCAAAAGCGCCTCAAATTACTCTAGATATATGCATTCTGAGATACAAAGCCGCCTCTACTCTTCCTTTCGATGTGCAGAAACTCATCTTAAACAAATCTTAAAATAATTCTAGAGATGGTTAGCAATCGCGAAAATTTTAGGCACTATAAAGGTATGAGTGACATGGTTTGCTCTGAATAAAACTTGATTTTATATACCATCATGAAAGTTCGACACAACCTCAAAAAACTTACCTCAAAACTTACCTCAATGCTTGAGCAAGCTGGATATCAGTTCCGTAAAACCACTGCGGGCTGGCATCTCCATAAAGGCAATATTTATTGCGGAAATCTGCAATACCAACCTATAAGAGGGTGGCAGGGTAGTGCCTTAAGTCACCTTCCTGCTGAGTTACTTGAACAACTCAAGAAGCTGTCATAATAAAGGATTCCATTATTATATAATTTGCGTTTTCTGGCTCCTACGCATCAATCAGCTAAAGTAGCGAGCAAGAAAACGCAAATTTTTGCATTATGCTCCAAAAACGTATCTTTACGCTAGGCATTTGCTTCTGCTTTGAGACGCTGCTATTTGTCTAATGCAAGGGCGATCGCAGGTTTTAACTATTACTTTAATTAATAATTAAATATCGCTTGGCCTGGATGCAAGTGTGGGAAGATCTAAACCTAGAAACCCACAAATTTTACAAGTAAAATCGTTAAGATTTACTAACAAAACTTATGAGCGCTTACTCGCGAATTCGACTTCTACCTTTATTCTCGCTACCACTGATTTCTCTGGCGATCGCGCCTAACCAGACACTAGCGTTAGATGAGTATAATGCGATCGCCGCCAACCAGCCTGATACATCTCACCTCACAACAGCGACTTCCACTCAACCACCCCTTTTACTCGCTCAAAACGTTCGCACGCGGCGCATTAATTTTGCACGGGGTCGCAGTTCAGCAGTTGTAGAAAACGCAGTAGTGCGGGGAGAAAGAGATGTTTACTTGCTAAATGCCAAAGCACGACAAAAAATGACAGTCAGCATCACTTCCCTTGAGAAAAATGCTGTTTTTGACATTACCAGTCCCAATGGAAAAACGCTACGGCAAGAAGCAACTAGCTGGAGTGGCGCATTGCCTGCAACAGGTCAATATAAAATTGTTGTTGGTGGAACCAGAGGAAACGCAAGCTACAAGCTACAAGTTGGGATAAAGTAATTAGAGTAAAATTGCCTGCCCTAAAAAAGTAATTAAATTACTTTTTTAGGGCAAAATTAACTAACCAATTGACCCGCGATCGCGCCTTGCAGGGCTAGTTACTCTAATACTTGTCACTTATTTTGTACCAGAAGTGTTGAATGTTAATAAAAATCCGATAGAAATAGCCCAACATATGGTAATTTTGGGCGAAGACTTAAAATATATTAGTTTGATTGTGATTATAAATTCATTTCCAAAAATTGTCAAAGATATACTGAGAAAACTGCCAAAAAACGATTATCCAGTATTGAACAGTCGTCTATTTTTTGAGTGCTGGCTATCCTATGCCCTGGATAACAGTTTAACAAGTATGCGAAATTTATTTAAAAGATTAAATAACACAGGATTTGAGGTAGATATTTCTACTTTCTCTAAAGCAAATTTATATCGAAGCCAAAAACAATTTCAAGAAATTTACCAAAAATTAAACGAATTAGTACAGAAAAAAGTTCAAAAAAAGTTACACGATAAATATGCAATTTGTCCAATAGATTCAACAATTATTAGTCTGACAAGTAGGTTGTTATGGGTACTAGGTCATCATCAAGTCAAGCTGTTCAGTTCCTTAAATCTCTCCACAGGAAGCCCATCAGATAACTTCATCAATTTTGGTCACGACCATGATTATAAATTTGGCTCAAAAATGATGTCTAATCTACCAATAAATGCTGTCGGAGTAATGGATAGAGGGTTTGCTGGATTGAAATTTATCCAAGAATTAGTGCAAGAAAACAAATACTTTGTTTTGCGAATTAAAAACAATTGGAAACTAGAATTTGAGGATGCAAGTGGATTAGTCAAAGTAGGTGCATCTGATGATGCTCAAGCCTATAGAGTCATTAATTTTTGTGATTTAGAAACTAAAACTGAATTCCGTTTAGTAACTAATTTACCTTCAGCGGGAGATGCAGCTGTTAGTGATGATGAAATTAGGGATATTTATCGATTACGTTGGGGAGTTGAACTCTTATGGAAGTTTTTAAAGATGCACTTGAAACTTGACAAATTAATTACCAAAAACGTCAATTGTATCACCATACAAATTTACGTTAGTTTGATAGCTTATCTGATTTTACAGCTTTTATCTATTCCCACACAATGGGGACATACACTATTAGATAAATTCCGCTATCTTCAATCTTGTATGTGTCAGAAAATCAGTTATGTTCATTGGTTTGAGGAGATGATGTTATGTTGACTAATTTAGGCTTTTTAGAGTTAGTGTAACTATCTATGTAAAGTTTTGTATCAGCATTCAACATTTCTGATTTTGTACCAATAAATAGTAAATAGCAAAAAGGTAAACCGGAAATATTTTCAGATTTACCTTTTTGCTCTTTACTATTGAATGTATTTATCCTTTTTAAGAAATTTTAAAATGTGGGCACCACTCTGGGACGAGATGTTGGCTTTTGGGGTAGGGGTCTTGTTTCAGGTCTGGCAGTAGGAACAGTTCCCCGCGTTGCAGGTGGTGCAGCTCCTGGTTTGGTAAAAATCACTTCCCTGACTGGAGGCTCTTGGGGCGGCTCTATTGGAACCTGTGGCAAGGGTAGCAAACGAGTGGGGCGGCTGCCGGAACTGCTTGCTACGGCATCATTTGTAAGATAAATGTGACCTAGCATTCTACCTTGATAGGTTCTTTTGGCAAAGCGCCAACCAGGTTCGAGAATAAATTTCATAAAGCCACTGGTCATGCCTTTGGTGCTACCAATTCTAATAGGAGGAATACTGCGATCGCGCAAGTTTGATCCTACGAGTACAACTTCACCATCGCCCTTCACAATGTTGAAGTCGAACTTCTGACCCATATCGGTATTTCCCATACGGATAGAATAGCCGTTGCTATCAGTACTGCGTCCGCAAATGTTTGTAAAGTCAAAGTTTAGTAGCAATGGTTCAACTCTAACGGGGGCCGAACCGTTTTCTCTCCAGCACGCTCGCCTTGATGATAACTGTTCGAGTACGAGCAGTTGGTAATTACCGCTACCATAGGGAACAGCTATAGCTATAAAGTTATCTGCATTTACTTCGGTTGAGTCAAAAACGTCAGCTTTTGCGGGGGTAAAAGTACCAAAAGCCAACAATGAAGCAATAGCCGTAGTGGCGAATAGTAGCCGATGTTTTGTTCGCATAAAGCTTGGCAGTAAGTTAATTAATTTTACCAAAGTAACAAGAGATATCCGGAGTAGGAGAACTTCATAGAAAATTTATAAATTAAACATGGATTGTTAATTGATAAATGTAAAGATAGCCAATTATTTAGCAGCACTGCGGACGAGGATGACGGTACTGGTAACACCCCGCGCGATCGCTTCTGGAATATTTCCTTTAATCGCCTGCTCTAGCAAACCCTCGCGGCTGGCTCCCAAAACCACCACATCAGATTTTTCTGTCTGTGCAAGATTAATTACCGCATCGGAGACAGAACCAGCGCGGACAGGAACCGCCATCACGCTCGCATTCAACTCGCGACTGAGAAAGTGTGCAGATCGTTCCAGTATCGTCGTGTCAGGCAGCAGTCTAGAGTGATGGAAAACTTGACACAGTTTGATTAAAGGTGAATCGTTCAAAAAAACTAGGGCGGGTAGGAGTTGCAAAGCATGCTCGGAGTTTGGCCCACCTGCAATTGGTACGAGCCACTTTTTAAAGGCTGAAGGGAGGAAGCAGAAAGATGGATTAACTTGACCTGCGGTATGCGACGCGCCTATTTTGACCAAAATCACGTCACAAGCTGCCTGTCGAATAATAGTGTCTACAACATTGCCAAAAATTCTACCTCCACCGGGCGGTTCGGCATTCCAGCCCATAAGCAGCATATCGATATGCTGATCGTTAATGCTTTCCAAAATAGAATTTGCTACATCGTGGGCTACGCGCACTTGGGTGTGAACTGACACTTGCAACCGCCGTCCCAAATTTTCTGCCAGCCGCAGCAAACGGCGGCTTTTAGCAGTCCTCACGGCAGTAGCAGCGGGATTGCTGTGGCGTGGAACTAGAACTATTTGGATGCAGACTAATTCAAAATTACGTTCTAGAGCGATCGCTCCTGCTATTTGTAATAATGCTTCAGCGGTTTGTGGATTGCTAAGAGGAACCAGCAATCTTCCTTTGCCTACCGCAGGCGATCGCGTTTGATACACTACATAAGAAGGCTCTGGCCGGGGGCCGATCTCAGTCTTGGCACCGTTCAACTTATCAGCTTCCGCTCTAATCAAGTCGCTGCGAGTAATAATTCCCACCAACTTCCGCCCATCCGTAACAGGCAACCTGCTAAGTTGATAGCGGTTAAGCAAATAAAGCACATCTGCCAAAGATGCCTCCGGGATAACCGTCACTGGCTTCGGCGTCATAACTCGTGCCAGGGGTATGTTTCCAGGTAGCTGACGTTCGGTGTAAAGTGCCAGGTCGGTTTGCGTAACGATTCCCACCAGCCTCCCGTTGGCATCCACGACAGGAAAACCCCGGTGATGCGATCGCGAGAATGCCTGCACTGCTTCATCCATCGTCATCTGGCTGCTTAGAGTTTCCACCCGCCGTTGCATGACATCTGTCGCCTTCAGTTCGCGCAGAGAGCCATCGATAGTTGGCTCTTTTTGTAGATCGATTCCATTCACCGCTAGCAAGCGGGTGTATAGCGACCCTTTGGCAACTTTTTCCGCTATCAGGTAAGAAACCACACAAGTTATCATTAGCGGCAAAACTAAGTTAAATTCTGTTGTCATCTCAAACACGATGACAATAGCCGTAATCGGAGCCTTGGTGACAGCACAAAAAAATGCCCCCATTCCAGCCAGACCGTAGGTAAGCGGTGTCCCAATTCCTAGCAGATGGTGTTGCAACACGCCGACAAGATAACCCAGAGAGGAACCAAGAATCAGGCTAGGCGCAAATAGTCCTCCCGGTGCGCCCGATCCAGCCGCAATAAGCGTAAGGATAAAGTGGGCAACAAAGGCAAGGGCGGTTAGTTTCCAGCTAGCTTCGCCAGTTATCAGGTATTCTCTCAAACCGCTGTTGTCGCGGAAGGCATCGGGTAGTAGGGCGATGATGATTCCAGACATCAGGCCAGCAAGTGCAACTCGCAGGGGTAAACTTAGCGAGAGACGGCGATATAAACTCAGGCTAGTCAAAACGCCATTATTAAATAGCGAACCAAATAATCCAGCCAGGAGACCCAGCAAGAGGTAAAAAGGAATTTCCTGAAGTGAAAAAGTTGTTTGATACTGGATTTGGTTCAGGTTGAGTTCCAGGCTGCGACCGCCCAATAACCGGGAGATGGAAGCACCAATGAACGAAGCAAGAATTGCCGCACCCAAAGTAAGGTTAGATAAATCCTGGAGCAGTTCTTCGATAACAAACAGCACGCCAGCCAGGGGGGCATTGAAACCTGCGGCTAGCCCAGCACCCGCACCAGCGGCAATCATTTGGCGGCGGTGATCGGGGGAAGTGGGAACCCAGCGACTGAGTTGAGCGGCGATCGCCGCTCCTATTTGTACGATTGGGCCTTGTATTCCCAAGGTAAGTCCTGACCCAAGGGTTAAAATCGCGCCCGCCATTTTAACGACAGCTACGCGCAAATCGAGCGCGATGAAACGGGCAGGCAGAGCTTGGGCACTAAGCGAGAGGGCGGCTTTGAGTTGAGGA
This portion of the Microcoleus sp. FACHB-831 genome encodes:
- a CDS encoding B12-binding domain-containing radical SAM protein, whose protein sequence is MRILLVYPVFPKTFWSYEKILELVNRKVLLPPLGLVTVAAILPQEWEFKLVDRNIRAVTDAEWEWADIVILSAMIVQKDDLLDQIREAKRRGKKVACGGPYPTSVPEEAQKAGIDYLILDEGEITLPMFVEAVQRGDTEGIFRSGGDKPDVTTTPVPRFDLLEFDAYDSMSVQFSRGCPFQCEFCDIIVLYGRKPRTKTPEQLLKELDYLYALGWRRGVFMVDDNFIGNKRNVKLFLKELKVWQAEHQYPFKFNTEASIDLAQDQELMDLMVECYFDAVFLGIETPDEDSLELTKKFQNTRSSLSESVEAITRAGLRPMAGFIIGFDGEKAGAGSRIVRFAEQTAIPTTTFAMLQALPNTALWHRLEKEGRLQDKDGNINQTTLMNFIPTRPLEDIAREYVKAFWELYDAESYLDRTYRCFLMMGAPKVKAPSKLPSWVDLRALAIVIWRQGVKRKTRWKFWHHLFSMIVRNPAVWEHYITVCAHNEHFLEYRQIVRDEIEGQLAEFLAKQAKVVEAKSPVAVSVS
- a CDS encoding B12-binding domain-containing radical SAM protein translates to MRVLLLYPLFPKTFWSFEKVLQLVNRKVLLPPLGLATVAAILPQEWEFKLVDRNVRDVTEEEWEWAELVILSAMIVQREDLLDQIREAKRRGKKVACGGPYPTSVPYEATEAGADYLILDEGEITLPMFVEAIQRGDTGGILRSGGEKPDVTTTPVPRFDLLEFDAYDAMSVQFSRGCPFQCEFCDIIVLYGRKPRTKAPEQLLKELDCLYELGWRRGIFMVDDNFIGNKRNVKLFLKELKVWQAEHQYPFSFNTEASVDLAEDQELMDLMVECNFNAVFLGIETPDEESLQMTKKFQNNRTSLMDSVQTITKAGLRVMAGFIIGFDGEKKGAGDRIVRFAEQTAIPTTIFGMLQALPHTALWFRLEKEGRLLDQATGNQFNLMNFVPTRPLEEIVREYIEAFWQLYDAENFLDRTYRHFLMLGAPKCKVPGKFPSLVDLKALAIVVWRQGIKRNTRWKFWHHLFSIIKRNPAVWDHYLTVCAHNEHFLEYRQIVRDEIEGQLTEFLAHQNQQVVREESAVSVA
- a CDS encoding bifunctional 2-polyprenyl-6-hydroxyphenol methylase/3-demethylubiquinol 3-O-methyltransferase UbiG, encoding MMIDKLKLESVSCGVCGTDNWRKYASGKDYEYHTSEDEFQMVECQNCGNIYLNPRPVKEELPTIYPANYYAYNYDQAINPVAIRAKDWLDSIKVKSWLKYLKSSEPRFLDVGCGNGRYLKMLHRLGVPKEQLYGVEMSQEQIAQLNAEGFQGYYGRIEDVEAELPSKSFDLIVLLQVLEHVEQPRLVIKSLACLLKKDGILIIETPNTKSLDVKLFHKSYWGGYHFPRHWNLFNLETLKRLFSEENINIKAVNFLPAHSFWIFSFHHFIEHKWCLPWLARFFNPLQNIFLLSLFTALDMVRAKLGFNTSNIQIIAVK
- a CDS encoding fatty acid desaturase family protein, whose protein sequence is MNTNKSDPISMVDARSPVTTASNLTNQGKSIVAKDELKRWMTPQPIRPIRDLFLDWLGIVLALLAVTWMPTWWMYSIAFIVVGCCQYALFILGHDAIHSSLHPNRLLNDRLAKWAIHGPMFMALEDGRRSHLEHHRTLGTASDPDRYLHTLSNKNSRIKFLLFCSGLATFGKTVLKVTPFGKLLNSSRPIATEAYQSKNLLTPVAPMLLDYTKQRVPVLVTQTLLISIFAFSTLPLWSYLVLWVAPIYFCVFLPDEIRAFCDHAVPVLPDSKADSSRLVTFRPSWIEGILFSPHNMNYHAEHHLYPGVPYYNLPIVHQVLKDRAEVTVRGSYLIFLFHVIRLLPLQDSAEAAS
- a CDS encoding class I SAM-dependent methyltransferase, encoding MSKIVNLSSSKNGSSPYIAPNVFGLISNVSLYARQQMFASLMQIAQPTAETTLLDVGVTSDRREDSNFFEKLYPYPHKITAVGLEDASFLEQDYPGLKFVKADGLSLPFPDNSFDLVVSFAVVEHVGDRDRQRAFVRELCRVGRTCCITTPNRWYPVEFHTVLPLIHWLPPSWFRAILRLIGQDFFSREENLNLLSSKELIAMFPSNCKIAQAHHKLIGIISNLVFYVQRAEK
- a CDS encoding glycosyltransferase family 2 protein translates to MIEDKIELSIVMPCLNEAETIGVCLKKAQLYLRNNNIYGEIIVADNGSTDGSQAIASLMGAKVVHIKEKGYGSALRVGIAAARGKYVIMGDADDSYDFSNLSPFIEKLREGCDLVMGNRFKGGIELGAMPALHRYLGNPVLTGIGRLLFKSPCEDFHCGLRGFSKSAIAKLDLRTKGMEFASEMVVKATLYKLKISEVPTTLSADGRSRPPHLRSWRDGWRHLRFMLLYSPRWLFFYPGILLILIGLGIGLWLLPGSQLIFDIHTLLYAATSVIIGFQAITFAVIAKIFAISEGLLPEDQKLNYVFSYINLEVGLIVGTILLVIGLAGSVYALGVWGMHLFGPLDTSKTMRIVIPSATSLALGFQIILSSFFLSILGLKRS